One stretch of Cellulomonas wangsupingiae DNA includes these proteins:
- a CDS encoding 1,4-dihydroxy-2-naphthoate polyprenyltransferase, with the protein MATASDWIAGARPRTLPAAVAPVLVGTGAAAQVDAASAGRALLAAGVALALQVGVNYANDYSDGVRGTDVDRVGPRRLTASGAAAPRQVRGAAFTALGVAALLGLWLVVLSGAWWLLAVGALAVVAAWTYTGGRRPYGYLGLGEVGVFVFFGLVAVLGTTYTQAGRVTWPAVVGAVAIGLLACALLMANNLRDIPTDALVGKRTLAVRLGDHRARRAYAAMVVLPVLLGAVCAVAAPWSLLVLLLLAPAVLLAVAVLAGARGIALVPVLGGTGLLELGFGMLLGLGLAL; encoded by the coding sequence TCCTCGTCGGGACGGGCGCGGCGGCGCAGGTCGACGCGGCGTCCGCCGGCCGTGCGCTGCTCGCGGCGGGCGTGGCCCTCGCGCTGCAGGTGGGCGTCAACTACGCCAACGACTACTCCGACGGGGTGCGCGGCACCGACGTGGACCGCGTCGGTCCCCGGCGGCTCACCGCGTCGGGCGCGGCGGCGCCCCGCCAGGTGCGCGGCGCCGCGTTCACCGCGTTGGGCGTCGCCGCCCTGCTGGGGCTGTGGCTCGTGGTGCTGTCGGGCGCCTGGTGGCTGCTCGCGGTGGGCGCGCTGGCCGTCGTCGCCGCGTGGACGTACACCGGCGGGCGGCGCCCGTACGGGTACCTCGGGCTCGGCGAGGTCGGCGTCTTCGTGTTCTTCGGCCTCGTGGCCGTGCTGGGGACGACGTACACGCAGGCGGGCCGGGTCACGTGGCCGGCGGTGGTCGGCGCCGTCGCGATCGGTCTGCTCGCGTGCGCCCTGCTGATGGCCAACAACCTGCGGGACATCCCCACGGACGCCCTGGTCGGCAAGCGCACGCTCGCCGTCCGGCTCGGCGACCACCGGGCCCGCCGCGCGTACGCGGCGATGGTGGTGCTGCCCGTGCTCCTGGGGGCCGTGTGCGCGGTCGCCGCGCCGTGGTCGCTGCTCGTGCTGCTGCTGCTCGCGCCCGCGGTGCTGCTCGCCGTGGCCGTGCTGGCCGGTGCGCGCGGCATCGCGCTCGTCCCCGTGCTGGGCGGCACGGGCCTGCTCGAGCTCGGGTTCGGGATGCTGCTGGGCCTCGGGCTGGCGCTGTAG
- a CDS encoding DUF4229 domain-containing protein translates to MPVLVYSLLRVVLFLAVTGVLWWAGMRSWVAPVLAAVIAFALSYVLLRRQRDAAALHLAARAERRRGAAGQAAGAGADEDAEDAEVERSAVQDHRGA, encoded by the coding sequence GTGCCCGTTCTCGTCTACTCCCTGCTGCGCGTCGTCCTCTTCCTCGCCGTGACCGGCGTGCTGTGGTGGGCCGGGATGCGCTCCTGGGTGGCTCCCGTCCTGGCCGCCGTGATCGCGTTCGCCCTGTCCTACGTGCTGCTGCGCCGGCAGCGCGACGCGGCCGCGCTCCACCTCGCCGCTCGTGCCGAGCGGCGCCGCGGCGCCGCCGGCCAGGCCGCGGGGGCCGGTGCGGACGAGGACGCGGAGGACGCCGAGGTCGAGCGGTCGGCCGTCCAGGACCACCGCGGGGCCTGA
- a CDS encoding PLD nuclease N-terminal domain-containing protein, translated as MLRYLPLILAVALIIYCVFDVLGSDERARRGLPTTVWLLIVLLPFVGGVVWLVVRRRAPHAGAPGARGGGPVAPDDDPEFLFRLDQERRRRQRQDGSDRPDDGSTADGSSTADGPPAA; from the coding sequence GTGCTCAGGTACCTGCCGTTGATCCTCGCCGTCGCCCTCATCATCTACTGCGTCTTCGACGTGCTGGGGAGCGACGAACGGGCACGACGCGGCCTGCCGACCACCGTGTGGCTGCTGATCGTGCTGCTCCCGTTCGTCGGTGGCGTGGTGTGGCTCGTCGTGCGCCGTCGCGCACCGCACGCCGGTGCCCCGGGGGCACGCGGCGGCGGGCCGGTCGCACCGGACGACGACCCGGAGTTCCTGTTCCGGCTCGACCAGGAGCGCCGGCGCCGTCAGCGGCAGGACGGGAGCGACCGGCCGGACGACGGCAGCACCGCCGACGGGAGCAGCACGGCGGACGGGCCGCCGGCGGCCTGA
- the ccsB gene encoding c-type cytochrome biogenesis protein CcsB, with the protein MNVAELSDLFVWSAATALTIALVAYAVDLARVAEVARAAREVREPVAVGGPSAAPAAAVTPGAPVRGKAAGIAWSTLVLGTLLLLVAIVLRGVAAGRWPTANMYEFTIVGTFCAAAVLVVVQRRRPIAFVGVVVTGMSVLALVLALNTLHVQADAVQPALQRYWLVIHVGVAILATGVFTVAFATAALQVLRESRDEGRSRLDRPWSKADGVRQAFAGARVTGPAFAWLEQVPDARRLEAMSFRLHAVGFVLWTFTLIGGAIWAEEAWGRFWGWDPKEVGTFVAWVVYAAYLHARTTRGWTGRRAAYIAFVGYAAVIANFTVVNLFVDGLHSYSGL; encoded by the coding sequence ATGAACGTCGCCGAGCTGAGCGACCTGTTCGTCTGGTCGGCCGCGACCGCGCTGACCATCGCGCTCGTCGCGTACGCCGTCGACCTGGCGCGCGTCGCCGAGGTGGCGCGCGCCGCGCGGGAGGTGCGCGAGCCCGTCGCTGTCGGGGGTCCGTCCGCCGCGCCGGCGGCAGCGGTGACGCCGGGCGCGCCCGTGCGCGGCAAGGCTGCCGGCATCGCGTGGTCGACGCTCGTGCTCGGCACGCTGCTGCTGCTCGTCGCGATCGTGCTGCGAGGGGTCGCGGCGGGCCGCTGGCCGACCGCCAACATGTACGAGTTCACGATCGTGGGCACGTTCTGCGCCGCCGCCGTCCTCGTCGTCGTGCAGCGGCGCCGGCCCATCGCCTTCGTCGGGGTGGTCGTCACCGGCATGTCGGTCCTGGCCCTGGTGCTCGCGCTGAACACGCTGCACGTGCAGGCGGACGCGGTCCAGCCCGCCCTGCAGCGGTACTGGCTGGTCATCCACGTGGGCGTCGCGATCCTGGCGACGGGGGTGTTCACGGTCGCGTTCGCGACGGCCGCGCTGCAGGTCCTGCGCGAGTCCCGCGACGAGGGGCGCTCGCGCCTCGACCGGCCCTGGAGCAAGGCCGACGGCGTGCGCCAGGCGTTCGCCGGGGCGCGCGTCACCGGCCCCGCGTTCGCGTGGCTGGAGCAGGTGCCCGACGCGCGGCGTCTCGAGGCGATGTCGTTCCGCCTGCACGCCGTCGGCTTCGTGCTGTGGACGTTCACGCTCATCGGCGGGGCGATCTGGGCCGAGGAGGCGTGGGGCCGGTTCTGGGGCTGGGACCCCAAGGAGGTCGGCACGTTCGTCGCGTGGGTCGTCTACGCCGCGTACCTGCACGCGCGCACCACGCGGGGCTGGACGGGACGTCGTGCCGCGTACATCGCCTTCGTCGGCTACGCCGCCGTGATCGCCAACTTCACGGTCGTCAACCTGTTCGTCGACGGGCTGCACTCGTACTCGGGGCTGTGA
- the resB gene encoding cytochrome c biogenesis protein ResB: MSGTTRPGAATTSPGYRPAGLDDAFSDGGQGAPPPAPATGGQLPALGPVGWLRWAWRQLTSMRVALLLLVLLAVAAVPGTMFPQRPQDPAGVAAYLTDHPSTGPWLDRLGFFDVYASVWFSAIYLLLFVSLIGCILPRTRVHLAAVRGRPPRTPRRLARFPAQGAGTSPDAPQVVVERAAAVLRRRRLGVPAFRADVHDEGGGTWSVSAERGYLRETGNLVFHLALLGLLVAMAAGQMLHYRGQAIVVQGTGFANVQAAYDTFERGTAFDPADLVPFTMRLDDFEARFDPATLQSRDFTAYVTVAEPGGEPQERTIKVNHPIVAGGAKVYLQGNGYAPAVTVHDAAGEVAFSGPVPFLPQDDVYTSRGVVKVPDVSGDQPQVGLVGYLLPTAVEPAPGLWRSVDPQPADPLLVLSVWSGNLGLDTGVPQNAYRLDESRMEQAVDDAGEVVTLYVRPGETVELPDGLGTLTFDDLPRFVALDLRHDPSLAWVLTFALLALAGLTVSLFAPRRRLWLRAAPAQDDGPGPATTVITAAGLARGDDIGLQPELDRVLADVLGTPGPSHHTTGSAGPQEDTT; encoded by the coding sequence GTGAGCGGCACGACGCGGCCGGGCGCCGCCACGACGTCCCCGGGCTACCGCCCCGCCGGTCTCGACGACGCGTTCTCCGACGGCGGCCAGGGAGCGCCGCCGCCGGCACCCGCGACCGGTGGGCAGCTGCCCGCCCTCGGCCCCGTCGGCTGGCTGCGCTGGGCCTGGCGCCAGCTGACGAGCATGCGGGTCGCGCTCCTGCTCCTGGTGCTGCTGGCGGTGGCCGCCGTGCCCGGCACCATGTTCCCGCAGCGTCCGCAGGACCCGGCCGGCGTCGCGGCGTACCTGACCGACCACCCGTCGACCGGGCCGTGGCTCGACCGGCTCGGGTTCTTCGACGTGTACGCGTCGGTCTGGTTCTCCGCGATCTACCTCCTGCTGTTCGTCTCGCTGATCGGCTGCATCCTGCCGCGCACGCGCGTCCACCTGGCGGCCGTGCGGGGACGCCCCCCGCGCACGCCGCGCAGGCTCGCGCGGTTCCCCGCCCAGGGTGCGGGCACGTCGCCCGACGCGCCGCAGGTCGTCGTCGAGCGGGCCGCGGCAGTGCTGCGCCGCCGCCGGCTCGGGGTGCCGGCGTTCCGTGCGGACGTGCACGACGAGGGCGGCGGCACCTGGTCGGTGTCCGCGGAGCGCGGGTACCTGCGCGAGACCGGCAACCTCGTGTTCCACCTGGCGCTGCTCGGCCTGCTCGTCGCGATGGCGGCCGGCCAGATGCTGCACTACCGCGGCCAGGCGATCGTCGTGCAGGGCACCGGCTTCGCCAACGTGCAGGCCGCCTACGACACGTTCGAGCGCGGCACCGCGTTCGACCCCGCCGACCTGGTGCCGTTCACCATGCGCCTCGACGACTTCGAGGCGCGCTTCGACCCCGCCACGCTGCAGTCGCGCGACTTCACCGCGTACGTCACGGTCGCCGAGCCGGGGGGCGAGCCGCAGGAGCGCACGATCAAGGTGAACCACCCGATCGTCGCCGGCGGCGCCAAGGTGTACCTGCAGGGCAACGGGTACGCGCCCGCGGTCACCGTGCACGACGCCGCGGGCGAGGTCGCCTTCTCCGGCCCCGTGCCGTTCCTGCCGCAGGACGACGTCTACACGTCGCGCGGCGTGGTCAAGGTCCCCGACGTGTCGGGGGACCAGCCGCAGGTCGGGCTCGTCGGGTACCTGCTGCCCACGGCCGTCGAGCCCGCCCCGGGGCTGTGGCGCTCGGTGGACCCGCAGCCCGCCGACCCGCTGCTCGTGCTCTCGGTGTGGTCCGGCAACCTCGGCCTGGACACGGGGGTGCCGCAGAACGCCTACCGCCTCGACGAGTCGCGCATGGAGCAGGCCGTCGACGACGCGGGCGAGGTCGTCACGCTCTACGTGCGTCCGGGCGAGACGGTCGAGCTGCCCGACGGGCTGGGCACGCTGACGTTCGACGACCTGCCCCGGTTCGTCGCCCTCGACCTGCGCCACGACCCCTCGCTCGCGTGGGTGCTGACGTTCGCGCTGCTCGCGCTCGCGGGGCTGACGGTCTCGCTGTTCGCCCCCCGCCGCCGCCTGTGGCTGCGGGCGGCACCCGCGCAGGACGATGGTCCCGGCCCGGCGACTACAGTGATCACCGCCGCCGGCCTCGCCCGCGGCGACGACATCGGCTTGCAGCCAGAGCTCGACCGCGTCCTGGCCGACGTGCTCGGCACGCCAGGCCCCTCGCACCACACCACCGGGTCCGCAGGCCCGCAGGAGGACACGACATGA
- a CDS encoding cytochrome c biogenesis CcdA family protein — protein MNVGVAVLGVGSTVADGSLLLAVPVALLAGLVSFASPCVLPLVPGYLGLLGGLVGGERRGTGARLGVVDATDVVRLGARARATVDARPADARPAAAGAAVPVAGTAVPLPARPGRRALVLGVALFVAGFSAVFVAFGALAGSLGAALWQWQDPVSRVLGALTVVLGLAFLGAVPFLQADRRVRLAPRAGVWGAPVLGVAFGLGWTPCIGPTLAAILTLSLTGGSAGRGALLAAAFCVGLGVPFVLVGLGLQRSRRALRWLGRHRLAVQRTGGAVLVVLGAALLTGAWGTWAAWLQGVLTGGDPFVPAL, from the coding sequence ATGAACGTCGGCGTGGCGGTGCTCGGCGTCGGCTCGACCGTCGCCGACGGGTCGCTGCTGCTCGCCGTGCCCGTCGCGCTCCTGGCAGGGCTCGTCTCGTTCGCCTCGCCGTGCGTCCTGCCGCTGGTGCCGGGCTACCTCGGTCTGCTCGGCGGCCTCGTCGGCGGGGAGCGGCGCGGGACCGGTGCCCGGCTGGGCGTCGTCGACGCCACGGACGTCGTCCGCCTCGGTGCGCGCGCACGCGCGACCGTCGACGCCCGGCCCGCCGACGCGCGCCCCGCCGCCGCGGGGGCCGCCGTGCCCGTCGCCGGCACCGCGGTGCCGCTGCCCGCCCGCCCCGGCCGCCGCGCGCTGGTGCTCGGCGTCGCGCTCTTCGTCGCGGGCTTCTCCGCGGTGTTCGTCGCGTTCGGCGCGCTCGCCGGGTCGCTCGGTGCGGCGCTGTGGCAGTGGCAGGACCCGGTCAGCCGCGTGCTCGGCGCGCTGACGGTCGTGCTCGGCCTCGCGTTCCTCGGTGCCGTCCCGTTCCTGCAGGCCGACCGGCGGGTCCGGCTGGCGCCGCGGGCCGGCGTGTGGGGCGCGCCCGTGCTCGGCGTCGCCTTCGGCCTGGGCTGGACACCCTGCATCGGCCCGACGCTCGCCGCGATCCTCACGCTCTCGCTGACCGGCGGCTCGGCCGGGCGCGGCGCGCTGCTCGCGGCCGCGTTCTGCGTGGGCCTCGGGGTGCCGTTCGTGCTCGTCGGGCTCGGCCTGCAGCGGTCGCGACGTGCGCTGCGGTGGCTGGGACGCCACCGGCTGGCGGTGCAGCGCACCGGCGGCGCGGTGCTCGTCGTGCTCGGTGCGGCGCTCCTCACCGGTGCGTGGGGCACGTGGGCGGCCTGGCTGCAGGGCGTCCTGACCGGTGGCGACCCGTTCGTGCCGGCGCTGTGA
- a CDS encoding TlpA family protein disulfide reductase — MRRRPASRFTAALATGTAVLLLLAGCAGGTDEDRAAPDVVDQGYQSGDGSTTTWAPADRVGPLDITGTDYEGTAHDLAQWRGDVVLLNTWYAACPPCRAEAPDLAQVATDYADDGLRVLGINSRDAAGTAQAFQRRLEVPYPSLDDTGGSAIAALQGVVPVNAVPTTVLLDREGRVAARVLGLVEASTLRALVDDLLAEAPGSAAGATGAADGR, encoded by the coding sequence GTGCGGCGACGCCCGGCATCCCGGTTCACGGCCGCCCTCGCGACGGGGACGGCGGTCCTCCTGCTGCTCGCCGGCTGCGCGGGCGGCACGGACGAGGACCGTGCCGCCCCGGACGTCGTCGACCAGGGGTACCAGTCCGGCGACGGCTCGACGACGACGTGGGCGCCGGCCGACCGCGTCGGCCCCCTGGACATCACGGGCACCGACTACGAGGGCACCGCGCACGACCTCGCGCAGTGGCGCGGCGACGTCGTGCTGCTCAACACCTGGTACGCCGCATGCCCGCCGTGCCGGGCGGAGGCGCCCGACCTCGCGCAGGTCGCCACGGACTACGCCGACGACGGCCTGCGGGTGCTGGGCATCAACAGCCGGGACGCCGCCGGGACCGCGCAGGCCTTCCAGCGCCGGCTCGAGGTGCCGTACCCGTCGCTCGACGACACGGGCGGCTCCGCGATCGCCGCGCTGCAGGGGGTCGTGCCGGTCAACGCCGTGCCCACCACCGTGCTGCTCGACCGCGAGGGCCGCGTCGCGGCGCGCGTCCTCGGGCTCGTCGAGGCGTCGACCCTGCGCGCGCTGGTCGACGACCTGCTCGCCGAGGCCCCCGGGTCCGCCGCGGGCGCGACCGGCGCGGCGGACGGCCGATGA
- a CDS encoding histidine phosphatase family protein: MVATTVHLLRHGEVHNPDGLLYGRLPGYRLSERGQQMAELVARTLAGAQDAPRRDVVVVTASPLQRAQETAAPIAAAFGLPVGTDDRLVEAANHFQGMTFGVGDGSLRHPRHWPHLRNPFRPSWGEAYAEQVDRMLAAVDAARVAARGHEAVLVSHQLPIWVTRLALENRRLWHDPRRRQCALASLTSLRFEDDTLVGVGYGEPAAALLPGASQVAGA, from the coding sequence ATGGTCGCCACGACGGTCCACCTGCTGCGGCACGGTGAGGTCCACAACCCCGACGGTCTCCTGTACGGCCGGCTGCCCGGCTACCGGCTGTCCGAGCGCGGGCAGCAGATGGCCGAGCTCGTCGCCCGCACGCTGGCCGGGGCGCAGGACGCGCCGCGCCGCGACGTCGTGGTCGTCACCGCGTCGCCGCTGCAGCGCGCCCAGGAGACGGCCGCTCCCATCGCGGCGGCCTTCGGGCTGCCCGTCGGGACCGACGACCGGCTCGTCGAGGCCGCCAACCACTTCCAGGGCATGACCTTCGGGGTGGGCGACGGCTCGCTGCGCCACCCGCGGCACTGGCCGCACCTGCGCAACCCGTTCCGCCCCTCCTGGGGCGAGGCGTACGCCGAGCAGGTCGACCGGATGCTCGCCGCGGTCGACGCCGCCCGCGTCGCCGCACGCGGCCACGAGGCCGTGCTCGTCAGCCACCAGCTGCCGATCTGGGTCACCCGCCTCGCGCTGGAGAACCGCCGGCTGTGGCACGACCCGCGCCGCCGGCAGTGCGCGCTCGCGTCGCTGACGAGCCTGCGGTTCGAGGACGACACGCTCGTCGGGGTCGGCTACGGCGAGCCGGCCGCCGCGCTGCTGCCCGGCGCGTCCCAGGTCGCCGGGGCCTGA
- a CDS encoding MarR family winged helix-turn-helix transcriptional regulator — MPTRSSTAKVQPDDAGPPDATPATPSAPDDVRWLSESQQKHWRAFRDGTALLFDVLARELDDCSGLSLGEYEVLVRLSEAPGHALRMSELADDLAHSRSRLTHTVARMERDGIVRREPARDDARGVNCVLTEHGWQVLVAAAPGHVESVRAHLVDVLDDTQLAALGVAMQVVVEHLRAPAGAPAAPDGVGRPR, encoded by the coding sequence GTGCCGACCCGCAGCTCGACGGCCAAGGTGCAGCCGGACGACGCCGGCCCGCCCGACGCCACCCCTGCCACCCCGTCCGCCCCCGACGACGTGCGCTGGCTCTCGGAGTCCCAGCAGAAGCACTGGCGGGCGTTCCGCGACGGCACGGCGCTGCTCTTCGACGTGCTCGCACGCGAGCTCGACGACTGCAGCGGGCTGTCGCTGGGGGAGTACGAGGTGCTCGTCCGCCTGTCCGAGGCGCCGGGGCACGCGCTGCGCATGTCCGAGCTGGCCGACGACCTGGCGCACTCGCGCAGCCGCCTGACGCACACCGTGGCCCGCATGGAGCGCGACGGCATCGTCCGACGCGAGCCCGCGCGCGACGACGCGAGGGGCGTCAACTGCGTGCTCACCGAGCACGGCTGGCAGGTGCTCGTCGCCGCGGCACCCGGGCACGTCGAGTCGGTTCGCGCCCACCTCGTCGACGTGCTCGACGACACCCAGCTCGCCGCGCTCGGCGTCGCGATGCAGGTGGTCGTCGAGCACCTGCGCGCACCGGCCGGTGCCCCCGCCGCGCCCGACGGGGTGGGGCGGCCGCGCTGA
- a CDS encoding YceI family protein: MTALPTGTTALPTGLTAGTWNIDPSHTEASFTVRHAGISKVRGTVAVTSGVLTVGEDLEASSVTVTLDPTTVSTGDANRDGHLKSGEFFDVEKFGDWTFTSTAVRESGSEHVVVGDLTIHGVTREVELETTFNGTAVDPFGNTRAGFEATVTISRKDFDLTWNAALEAGGVLVGDKVRIDLDVSAIKAA; the protein is encoded by the coding sequence ATGACCGCTCTCCCCACCGGCACGACCGCTCTCCCCACCGGCCTGACCGCCGGCACCTGGAACATCGACCCCTCGCACACCGAGGCGTCGTTCACCGTCCGCCACGCGGGCATCTCCAAGGTCCGCGGCACCGTCGCGGTCACCTCGGGCGTCCTGACCGTCGGCGAGGACCTCGAGGCGTCGTCCGTGACCGTCACGCTCGACCCCACGACCGTCAGCACCGGCGACGCCAACCGCGACGGCCACCTCAAGAGCGGCGAGTTCTTCGACGTCGAGAAGTTCGGCGACTGGACCTTCACGTCCACCGCGGTGCGCGAGAGCGGCTCCGAGCACGTCGTGGTCGGCGACCTGACGATCCACGGCGTCACCCGCGAGGTCGAGCTCGAGACGACGTTCAACGGCACGGCCGTCGACCCGTTCGGCAACACGCGTGCGGGCTTCGAGGCCACCGTGACCATCTCCCGCAAGGACTTCGACCTGACGTGGAACGCCGCGCTCGAGGCCGGCGGCGTGCTCGTCGGCGACAAGGTGCGCATCGACCTCGACGTCTCGGCCATCAAGGCGGCCTGA
- a CDS encoding redox-sensing transcriptional repressor Rex, with amino-acid sequence MGVRRTSGRDGVRRAAREAQAVPHATVGRLPGYLRALEETAADGAVLTSSDELAARAGVTPAQLRKDLSFLGSYGRRGVGYDVGHLREQITVALGLADVRRVLLVGVGNLGHALANYAGIAERGFVLVGLVDADPAVVGTTVAGLVVEPAADLAAVVARTGATIAVLTTPAAVAQRVCDELVAAGVVGVLTFAPCALRVPPHVDVRAVDVASELQILAFHDRARSVGGGVS; translated from the coding sequence GTGGGCGTTCGGCGCACCTCGGGACGAGACGGCGTCCGGCGTGCCGCGCGCGAGGCCCAGGCGGTTCCGCACGCGACGGTCGGCCGGCTCCCGGGCTACCTGCGGGCGCTGGAGGAGACGGCCGCGGACGGCGCCGTCCTGACGTCGTCGGACGAGCTCGCGGCCCGGGCCGGTGTGACGCCCGCGCAGCTGCGCAAGGACCTGTCGTTCCTCGGGTCCTACGGTCGGCGCGGCGTCGGCTACGACGTGGGCCACCTGCGCGAGCAGATCACGGTGGCGCTGGGGCTCGCGGACGTCCGCCGCGTCCTGCTGGTGGGCGTGGGGAACCTGGGGCACGCGCTGGCGAACTACGCCGGCATCGCCGAGCGGGGGTTCGTCCTCGTGGGGCTGGTCGACGCGGACCCGGCGGTCGTGGGCACCACCGTGGCGGGGCTCGTGGTCGAGCCGGCGGCCGACCTGGCCGCGGTCGTCGCGCGCACCGGTGCGACGATCGCGGTGCTCACGACGCCGGCGGCCGTCGCCCAGCGCGTGTGCGACGAGCTCGTCGCGGCCGGCGTCGTGGGGGTGCTGACCTTCGCCCCCTGCGCGCTGCGCGTGCCGCCCCACGTGGACGTGCGGGCGGTGGACGTGGCCTCCGAGCTGCAGATCCTGGCGTTCCACGACCGGGCGCGCAGCGTCGGCGGGGGGGTGTCGTGA
- a CDS encoding glutaredoxin family protein, which translates to MSRTTAPRVVLYGRAGCHLCDEARSLVERVCADVGATWAEVDVDVPAPDGRLPADELGDLVPVVDVDGVRRGYWRIDETRLRRALAAGGARP; encoded by the coding sequence GTGAGTCGGACGACGGCGCCCCGCGTGGTGCTCTACGGACGGGCCGGGTGCCACCTGTGCGACGAGGCGCGGTCGCTCGTGGAACGGGTCTGCGCGGACGTCGGGGCGACGTGGGCGGAGGTCGACGTCGACGTCCCGGCGCCGGACGGCCGGTTGCCGGCCGACGAGCTGGGCGACCTCGTGCCCGTCGTCGACGTCGACGGCGTGCGGCGCGGCTACTGGCGCATCGACGAGACCCGGCTGCGGCGGGCTCTCGCGGCGGGCGGTGCCAGGCCCTAG
- a CDS encoding HAD family hydrolase, with translation MHAGDGTGDDTVVAATVETPRARLVPEGTRVAAFFDVDNTIIRGASAFHLAVGLYRRGFFRKHDLLKFAWEQARYRAFGENREQIDDVRARALDIMRGHSVAEVTAIAEDVYDEVLSLRIYPGTQTLLDAHLAEGHAVWLVTATPVEIGELIARRLGASGALGTVAEHRDGFYTGRLVGDLLHGEAKASAVRALAEREGYDLGLCHAYGDSTNDVPILSTVGHPCAINPDGRLRRHAAEVGWPVREFRTRRRQARRGVNAASLAGVVWALAVVGRSLRRSVLRRTEGR, from the coding sequence ATGCACGCGGGCGACGGGACGGGCGACGACACCGTGGTCGCCGCCACGGTGGAGACACCGAGAGCACGGCTGGTGCCCGAGGGCACGCGCGTGGCGGCGTTCTTCGACGTGGACAACACGATCATCCGGGGGGCGAGCGCGTTCCACCTCGCCGTCGGCCTGTACCGCCGCGGGTTCTTCCGCAAGCACGACCTGCTGAAGTTCGCGTGGGAGCAGGCCCGCTACCGGGCCTTCGGCGAGAACCGCGAGCAGATCGACGACGTCCGCGCGCGGGCGCTGGACATCATGCGCGGGCACTCGGTCGCCGAGGTGACCGCGATCGCCGAGGACGTCTACGACGAGGTCCTCAGCCTGCGCATCTACCCCGGGACGCAGACCCTGCTCGACGCGCACCTCGCCGAGGGGCACGCCGTGTGGCTCGTGACGGCGACGCCGGTCGAGATCGGCGAGCTCATCGCGCGGCGCCTCGGTGCGAGCGGCGCGCTCGGCACCGTCGCGGAGCACCGGGACGGCTTCTACACCGGGCGCCTCGTCGGGGACCTGCTGCACGGCGAGGCCAAGGCGAGCGCGGTCCGTGCGCTCGCCGAGCGCGAGGGGTACGACCTGGGCCTGTGCCACGCCTACGGCGACTCCACCAACGACGTGCCGATCCTGTCGACCGTCGGGCACCCGTGCGCGATCAACCCCGACGGGCGGCTGCGGCGTCACGCCGCCGAGGTCGGCTGGCCGGTGCGCGAGTTCCGCACGCGGCGCCGGCAGGCGCGCCGGGGCGTCAACGCCGCGAGCCTCGCCGGCGTCGTGTGGGCGCTCGCTGTGGTGGGCCGGTCCCTGCGCCGCTCGGTGCTCCGCCGGACGGAGGGCCGATGA
- a CDS encoding GNAT family N-acetyltransferase, with protein sequence MTAVTDWAVRTATPQDAPALAALAAVTFPLACPPGSTAGDQQAFVDEHLTAPRFAQHASDPARVVLVACAPDGTLLGYTLLVAGEPADDDTRAAVHIRPTVELSKCYVHPDHHGAGVASALLRASFDHARALGGAGIWLGVNQQNARAQAFYAREGFAVVGARHFVVGARVEDDHVLERPL encoded by the coding sequence ATGACCGCGGTGACCGACTGGGCCGTGCGCACCGCCACCCCCCAGGACGCGCCCGCGCTCGCCGCGCTCGCCGCCGTCACGTTCCCCCTCGCGTGCCCGCCGGGGTCGACGGCCGGCGACCAGCAGGCGTTCGTCGACGAGCACCTGACCGCACCGCGGTTCGCGCAGCACGCGTCCGACCCCGCCCGCGTCGTCCTCGTCGCGTGCGCACCCGACGGGACGCTGCTCGGCTACACCCTGCTGGTCGCGGGCGAGCCGGCCGACGACGACACCCGCGCGGCGGTCCACATCCGCCCCACGGTCGAGCTGTCGAAGTGCTACGTGCACCCCGACCACCACGGCGCGGGCGTCGCGTCCGCGCTGCTGCGCGCGTCCTTCGACCACGCGCGTGCCCTCGGGGGCGCCGGCATCTGGCTGGGGGTGAACCAGCAGAACGCGCGTGCGCAGGCGTTCTACGCGCGCGAGGGGTTCGCCGTCGTGGGCGCCCGGCACTTCGTCGTGGGTGCCCGGGTCGAGGACGACCACGTGCTGGAGCGCCCGCTCTGA